DNA sequence from the Methylomonas albis genome:
TGGCAGCTGCGCAAAACCCCTTACCCGGCTTCAACCCCTCGCGCCATTTTATCCTGCGGCCGGTCGCCACCTCCTTGCTGATGGTGGCACTGCTGCTGGCCGGGATTTTGACCTATCGCTTATTGCCGATCTCGGCATTGCCGCAAGTCGATTACCCAACCATCCAGGTCACTACGCTTTACCCCGGTGCCAGCCCGGAAGTGATGACCTCGGCCATCACCGCACCATTGGAGCGCCAATTCGGGCAAATGCCCGGCCTGCGACAAATGTCCTCGACCAGCTCCGGCGGCGCGTCGGTGGTGACCCTGCAATTCGATCTGGAATTGAATTTGGACGTCGCCGAGCAAACCGTGCAGGCGGCCATCAATGCCGCCAATAATTTCCTGCCGGCCGATTTACCGATGCCGCCCATCTATAACAAAGTCAATCCAGCCGATGCGCCCATTCTGACCTTGGCGATCAGCTCGGCGACCCTGCCCTTAGCCAAAGTCCAAGACTTGGTGGACACCCGCTTGGCGCAGAAGATCGCCCAATTGCCCGGCGTCGGTTTGGTTGCCATCAGTGGCGGCCAAAGGCCGGCCGTGCGGATACAAGCCAACCATCAAGCCCTGGCCGCTTACGGCCTCAGCCTGGAGGACTTGCGCAGCGCGATCGCTGCCGCCAATGTCAATCAACCCAAGGGCATGTTCGATGGCCCGCAACGCTCGGCGATTATTGATAACAACGATCAATTGCGCTCCGCCGCCGAATACCGAAACCTGGTCATCGCCTACCGCAATGGCGCGCCGGTGCGACTCGCGGACGTGGCCGACGCAGTCGATGCCGCCGAGAACGTCAAACTGGCCGCCTGGGCCAACGACACGGCGGCGGTGATCGTCAATATCCAGCGCCAACCGGGCGCAAATGTGATCGAGGTCGTGGACCGGATCAACAAGCTGTTGCCGCAACTGCGCGCCACCCTGCCCAGCGCGGTCGATGTACTGCCTTTAACCGACCGCACCGTCACCATCCGCGCCTCGGTGCATGACGTGCAGTTTGAATTGATGCTGGCAGTGGCTTTAGTCATCATGGTGATCTTCCTGTTTCTGCGCAATCTACCAGCCACCCTGATTCCAGCGGTCGCCGTGCCGCTGTCGCTGGTCGGCACCTTTGCGGTGATGCATCTAGCCGGCTTCAGCATCAATAATCTGACCTTGATGGCGCTGACCATCGCCAGCGGCTTTGTGGTGGACGACGCCATCGTCGTCATCGAAAACATTTCCCGCTACCTGGAACGCGGCGAGTCGGCCTTGCAGGCGGCGCTGAAAGGCTCAGAGCAAATCGGCTTTACCATCATCTCCTTAACGGTCTCGCTGGTAGCGGTACTGATTCCGTTGCTGTTCATGGGCGACGTGGTCGGCCGCTTGTTTCGGGAATTTGCGATTACCTTGGCGGTGGCGATTCTGATCTCGGCGGTAGTGTCGCTGACTTTGACACCGATGATGTGCGCGAAGATATTGCGCCCGCTAGACCCCGACCATGTTCAGCGCGAAGACTTCATCAATAAAGTCATCGCTGCTTATGGCCGCAGCCTGGAATGGGTGCTGAAGCGACAAGGTCTAACCCTGCTGATCGCCATTACCACCCTGGCACTAACCATATGTTTATACATGGCCATGCCTAAAGGTCTGTTCCCCATCCAGGACACCGGCCTGATTCAAGGCATCTCGGAAGCACCGCCCAGCATTTCCTTCGCGGCGATGGCCGAGCGCCAGCAAGCCATGGCCAAACAGATCCTGGCCGATCCAGCGGTCGCCAGCTTGTCGTCGTTCGTCGGTGTAGACGGCAGCAATGCCACCCTGAACAGCGGCCGCTTTCTGATCAACCTGAAGCCGCAAGCGCAACGCGACAACGCCACGGCGGTAATCGAACGCTTGCGGCCGCGTCTGGCGGAGGTGTCAGGTATCTCGGTTTATCTGCAACCGGTGCAGGACATGACCTTGGAAAACCGCGTCAGCCGCACCCAGTTTCAATTTACCCTGCAGACGGTCGATTTGGCGGAACTGAACCGCTGGACCCAGCGTCTGGTCGAGCGCATGCGCGCGATACCCGACATCGCCGATGCCGCCAGCGACGTGCAGGATCAAGGCCTGCAGGCCTATATCGAAATCGACCGGGCCAGCGCCAGCCGACTGGGCGTCAGCACTGCTGACATCGATAACGCCTTGTACAACGCTTACGGCCAACGCCTGGTTTCGACCATCTTCACCCAATCCAACCAATACCGAGTGGTATTGGAAGTAGATCCTAAGGAGCAGAGTGGCCCGGAAGGCTTGCAACAACTACGCGTCCCCTCCGGCAACGGTACTCAGGTGCCTCTGTCCGCCTTAGCGACTGTTTCCGAACGGCAAACCGCGTTGGCAATCAACCACCTGGATCAGTTCCCGTCAGCGACCATTTCCTTCAATCTGGCACCGGGTGCAGCCTTGGGCAATGCGCTGAATGCCATCGAGTCCGCCAAACAAGCCATCGGCTTACCACTGGCGGTACAAAGCGATTATCAAGGCGCGGCCTTGGCGTTTAATGCCTCGCTGAGCGGCACGCTGTGGTTGATCCTGGCCGCCATAGTCACTGTGTATATCGTGCTGGGCGTACTCTACGAAAGCTATATTCATCCCATCACCATCCTGTCCACCCTGCCCTCGGCCGGGGTTGGCGCGCTGCTGGCCTTGCAGTTATCCGGCAACGATTTGGGCATCATCGCGGTGATTGGCATCGTGCTGCTGATCGGCATAGTGAAGAAAAACGCCATCATGATGATAGACTTTGCTCTGGAGGCCGAGCGTAAGCAAGGCTTGCCGCCGCACGAGGCGATTTTCCAGGCCTGCCTGTTACGCTTCCGGCCGATCTTGATGACCACGCTGGCGGCTTTGCTGGGCGCTTTGCCCTTGATGCTGGGCAGCGGCGTCGGCTCCGAATTACGCCATCCCTTAGGCGTTAGCATGGTCGGCGGCTTGTTGCTCAGCCAGTTGCTGACGCTGTACACCACGCCGGTAATCTACTTGAGCCTGGACCGACTGGCTCGCCGGCTGCGCGGCGCAACCGAATCGACACTAGCAGACAGCGGCGACAGCCAGCCGTGAACTTCTCTGCGCTGTTTATCTATCGGCCGGTCGCCACCACACTTTTAACGCTGGGCTTGGCGCTGGCGGGCATCATCGCCTTCCTGCAATTGCCGGTCGCCCCTTTGCCGCAAGTGGATTTCCCGACCATCTCGGTATCCGCCAACCTACCCGGCGCCAGCCCGGAAACCATGGCCGCCACCGTGGCTACGCCGCTGGAACGGGCGCTGGGCCGCATCGCCGGCATCACCGAAATGACATCGGCCAGTTCCTTGGGCTCGACTCGGATTACCTTGCAGTTTGATTTAAATCGCGACATCGACGGCGCCGCGCGCGACGTCCAGGCCGCGATCAACGCCGCCAGTAGTTTGCTGCCGAGCAATCTGCCCAACCGGCCCAATTACCGCAAAGTCAATCCGGCAGATTCGCCCATTTTGATTCTGGCCTTGACCTCCAACACGCACAGCCGTGGGCAAATGTACGATGCCGCCTCGACGATCTTGGCGCAAAAAATCGCCCAGTTACCCGGCATCGGCCAGGTCAGCGTCGGCGGCAGTTCCTTACCGGCGGTGCGGGTGGAATTAAATCCGGCGGCATTAGCCAAATACAACATCGGCCTGGATCAGGTTGGTAAAGCCATCAATGCCAGCAACGCCAATCGCCCCAAAGGCACACTAGAGCGCGGCGACCGGCATTGGCAAATTCACGCCAACGATCAGGCCGAGCATGCTGCCGACTACCTGCCGCTGATCGTCGCTTACCGTAACGACGCGCCGGTGCGTATCGCCGATCTGGGCACAGCGGTCGACTCGGTGGAAGATTTGCGCAGCACCGGTCTGAAAAACGGCCAGCCTTCGGTGTTGCTGATCCTGAACAAACAACCAGGCGCCAATATCATCGAAACCGTCGAACAGGTGAAAACCATGCTGCCCCAGCTGCGCGCGCTGTTGCCGGCGGCCATCGAGTTGTCAGTGGTGGTGGATAGATCCTCGACCATCCGCGCCTCGGTCGATGAAGTGGAACGCAGTCTGTTGATCTCGGTCGTGCTGGTGATCATGGTGGTGCTGTTGTTTCTGCGCCGCTGGCATTCCACCCTCATCCCGCTAATCGCGGTGCCGGCATCGCTGCTGGGCGCTTGCGCGGTGATGTATTTGTGCGATTACAGCCTGGATAACTTATCGCTGATGGCCCTGACCATCGCTACCGGCTTCGTGGTGGACGACGCCATCGTGGTTCTGGAAAACAGCAGCCGGCATATAGAAAATGGCGTGCCGCCGTTCCAGGCGGCGTTGCGTGGGGCCGGCGAGGTTGGCTTTACGGTGTTGGCGATGAGTTTGTCGCTAATCGCGGTATTTACGCCAATTTTATTGATGGGCGGCATCGTCGGTCGGCTGTTTCGGGAATTTGCGGTGACACTGTCAGCGGCGGTTTTGGTGTCGCTGCTGGTATCGTTAACCGTCACGCCGATGTTGTGCGCACGCTGGCTGGAGCCGGCTGAGCAGCATCAACCCGGCAGACTGTCGATCTGGATCGAATATCAATTCCAGCGCCTGCACGACGGCTACCGCCGCAGTTTAAGCTGGGCCTTACACCATCCCAAGTTGATGCTGACGGTACTGTTGGCTTGCATCGGCTTAAATGTCTATCTGTACATCATCGTCCCGAAAGGCTTTTTCCCGGTGCAGGATAACGGCCGACTCAGCGGCACCATCCAGGCGGATCAAAGTATTTCCTTCCAGGCCATGAAAACCAAATTGCATGATTTTGTCGATATTTTGCGGCAAGACCCGGCGGTGACCAATGTGGTGGGCTTTGCCGGCGGCATGCAAAACACCAATTCCGGCCTGATGTTTGCGGTGCTGAAGCCGCCCGAGCAGCGCGATGCGCCGATAGCCGAGATCAGCCGCCGATTGCGGGAAAAACTGGCCGACGAACCCGGCGCCAGCTTGTTTTTACAGCCGGTGCAAGATTTACGCATCGGCGGTCGCGGCTCGGCGGCGCTGTACGAATTTGCCTTGCAATCGGAAGACTTGAATCTACTGCGCGAATGGACGCCCAAAATCGTCGCGGCGTTGCGCAAGCGACCGGAGCTGAGCGACGTCAACACCAATCAGCAAGACAAAGGCCGACAAATATCGCTGGTGGTGGATAGAGATAAAGCCTCAAGTCTGGGGGTCAGTCAGGCGGCCATTGATGCCGCTTTGAACAACGCTTTTGGTCAACGCCAAGTCTCGGTTATCTATAAACCCTTGAACCAATACCGGGTAGTGATGGAGCTGGCACCCGAATACTGGCAAAACCCGCAAACCTTGCAACAGTTGTATGTTAGCGCCAGCACCGGTACACAGATTCCGCTAGCCACCCTGGCCAGCTTCCAAACCAGCAACGCGCCGCTAACCATCAATCATCAAGGCCAGTTTGCCGCCGCCACCGTGTCGTTTAACCTGATGCCCGGCACCTCGCTGTCCACCGCCACGCAATTCATCGAACAAACCCTGCGCGACCTCGGCACCCCGGCCGCAGTGCGCGGCAGTTTCCAGGGCTCGGCTAAGGCTTTTCAGGAGTCGCTACGTAATCAACCCTGGCTGATTGCTGCGGCGCTGCTGAGTATTTACATCGTGCTGGGCATGCTCTACGAAAGCTATATTCATCCGCTGACGATATTGTCCACGCTGCCCTCGGCCGGCGTCGGCGCCTTGCTAGCCTTGCTGGTCTGCGATACCGAGTTCAGCATCATCGCTTTAATCGGCGTGATTTTACTGATCGGCATAGTGAAGAAGAACGCAATCATGATGATCGATTTTGCCCTGGACGCGGAACGCCGGCACGGCCTGAGCGCGGAAGAAGCTATCTTTCAAGCCTGTTTATTGCGCTTCCGGCCTATCATGATGACCACGTTGGCGGCCATGCTGGGCGCACTGCCATTGGCTTTGGGCTCGGGTTACGGTGCGGAACTGCGCCAGCCCTTGGGGATTTCCATCGTCGGCGGTT
Encoded proteins:
- a CDS encoding MdtB/MuxB family multidrug efflux RND transporter permease subunit; amino-acid sequence: MAAAQNPLPGFNPSRHFILRPVATSLLMVALLLAGILTYRLLPISALPQVDYPTIQVTTLYPGASPEVMTSAITAPLERQFGQMPGLRQMSSTSSGGASVVTLQFDLELNLDVAEQTVQAAINAANNFLPADLPMPPIYNKVNPADAPILTLAISSATLPLAKVQDLVDTRLAQKIAQLPGVGLVAISGGQRPAVRIQANHQALAAYGLSLEDLRSAIAAANVNQPKGMFDGPQRSAIIDNNDQLRSAAEYRNLVIAYRNGAPVRLADVADAVDAAENVKLAAWANDTAAVIVNIQRQPGANVIEVVDRINKLLPQLRATLPSAVDVLPLTDRTVTIRASVHDVQFELMLAVALVIMVIFLFLRNLPATLIPAVAVPLSLVGTFAVMHLAGFSINNLTLMALTIASGFVVDDAIVVIENISRYLERGESALQAALKGSEQIGFTIISLTVSLVAVLIPLLFMGDVVGRLFREFAITLAVAILISAVVSLTLTPMMCAKILRPLDPDHVQREDFINKVIAAYGRSLEWVLKRQGLTLLIAITTLALTICLYMAMPKGLFPIQDTGLIQGISEAPPSISFAAMAERQQAMAKQILADPAVASLSSFVGVDGSNATLNSGRFLINLKPQAQRDNATAVIERLRPRLAEVSGISVYLQPVQDMTLENRVSRTQFQFTLQTVDLAELNRWTQRLVERMRAIPDIADAASDVQDQGLQAYIEIDRASASRLGVSTADIDNALYNAYGQRLVSTIFTQSNQYRVVLEVDPKEQSGPEGLQQLRVPSGNGTQVPLSALATVSERQTALAINHLDQFPSATISFNLAPGAALGNALNAIESAKQAIGLPLAVQSDYQGAALAFNASLSGTLWLILAAIVTVYIVLGVLYESYIHPITILSTLPSAGVGALLALQLSGNDLGIIAVIGIVLLIGIVKKNAIMMIDFALEAERKQGLPPHEAIFQACLLRFRPILMTTLAALLGALPLMLGSGVGSELRHPLGVSMVGGLLLSQLLTLYTTPVIYLSLDRLARRLRGATESTLADSGDSQP
- a CDS encoding multidrug efflux RND transporter permease subunit; the encoded protein is MNFSALFIYRPVATTLLTLGLALAGIIAFLQLPVAPLPQVDFPTISVSANLPGASPETMAATVATPLERALGRIAGITEMTSASSLGSTRITLQFDLNRDIDGAARDVQAAINAASSLLPSNLPNRPNYRKVNPADSPILILALTSNTHSRGQMYDAASTILAQKIAQLPGIGQVSVGGSSLPAVRVELNPAALAKYNIGLDQVGKAINASNANRPKGTLERGDRHWQIHANDQAEHAADYLPLIVAYRNDAPVRIADLGTAVDSVEDLRSTGLKNGQPSVLLILNKQPGANIIETVEQVKTMLPQLRALLPAAIELSVVVDRSSTIRASVDEVERSLLISVVLVIMVVLLFLRRWHSTLIPLIAVPASLLGACAVMYLCDYSLDNLSLMALTIATGFVVDDAIVVLENSSRHIENGVPPFQAALRGAGEVGFTVLAMSLSLIAVFTPILLMGGIVGRLFREFAVTLSAAVLVSLLVSLTVTPMLCARWLEPAEQHQPGRLSIWIEYQFQRLHDGYRRSLSWALHHPKLMLTVLLACIGLNVYLYIIVPKGFFPVQDNGRLSGTIQADQSISFQAMKTKLHDFVDILRQDPAVTNVVGFAGGMQNTNSGLMFAVLKPPEQRDAPIAEISRRLREKLADEPGASLFLQPVQDLRIGGRGSAALYEFALQSEDLNLLREWTPKIVAALRKRPELSDVNTNQQDKGRQISLVVDRDKASSLGVSQAAIDAALNNAFGQRQVSVIYKPLNQYRVVMELAPEYWQNPQTLQQLYVSASTGTQIPLATLASFQTSNAPLTINHQGQFAAATVSFNLMPGTSLSTATQFIEQTLRDLGTPAAVRGSFQGSAKAFQESLRNQPWLIAAALLSIYIVLGMLYESYIHPLTILSTLPSAGVGALLALLVCDTEFSIIALIGVILLIGIVKKNAIMMIDFALDAERRHGLSAEEAIFQACLLRFRPIMMTTLAAMLGALPLALGSGYGAELRQPLGISIVGGLIFSQLLTLYTTPVVYLYLDGLSAWGRRFLSAKQNSRQS